A section of the Candidatus Latescibacterota bacterium genome encodes:
- a CDS encoding ABC transporter permease, giving the protein MGLAFDLALRHLATSRRGGFLGRVSLLATAGVAVGVATLLTVFAFVQGFEAEVLSLLTDMNPGVFVSAAARGGIGPDDPVLDTVAATAGVSAVSPFIQQKGVLSTRSGRSLKLRGVILRGLDPERERGVTRLLDSCDPPFAGFDLLGSPEAPGLLMGRELARELGVLPGEVVTFTTLLDGDGDADRALHQPFTVLGFVSTGLYEFDRRFAYLDLAVAQRCFRPEGGADGLGLRVIRVDDADRVALALRGELEYSRYRVASWQDLNGEIFRWIRTMRSVLFVALSLIILVAGFNIAGAMTIIVTERTREIGLLLSLGAERSSVLGVFLTEGWMIGAAGVLAGGLLGTGLILWFRSHPLPLPGEVYFIDHLPAQLSPALVLSIAGAAVGVALFALVLPGLEALRRRPLESLQGEGGIRA; this is encoded by the coding sequence ATGGGTCTCGCCTTCGACCTGGCCCTGCGGCATCTGGCCACCTCGCGGCGCGGCGGCTTTCTCGGACGCGTCAGCCTGCTCGCCACCGCGGGCGTGGCGGTGGGGGTGGCCACGCTGCTGACCGTGTTCGCCTTCGTGCAGGGCTTCGAGGCCGAGGTGCTGTCGCTGCTGACGGACATGAATCCCGGCGTCTTCGTCTCCGCGGCGGCGCGGGGCGGGATCGGGCCCGATGACCCGGTCCTGGACACCGTGGCGGCGACGGCCGGGGTGAGCGCCGTGAGTCCCTTCATCCAGCAGAAGGGCGTGCTGAGCACGCGCTCCGGCCGCAGCCTCAAGCTGCGGGGGGTGATCCTGCGGGGGCTCGATCCCGAGCGGGAGCGGGGCGTCACGCGGCTGCTGGACAGCTGCGATCCGCCCTTCGCGGGTTTCGACCTCCTGGGCAGTCCCGAGGCGCCAGGGCTGCTCATGGGCCGTGAGCTGGCGCGCGAGCTGGGCGTGCTGCCCGGCGAGGTCGTCACCTTCACGACCCTGCTCGACGGCGACGGCGACGCGGATCGCGCCCTGCATCAGCCCTTCACCGTGCTGGGTTTCGTGAGCACCGGCCTCTACGAGTTCGACCGGCGCTTCGCCTACCTGGACCTCGCCGTCGCCCAGCGCTGCTTCCGCCCGGAGGGCGGCGCGGATGGCCTGGGACTGCGGGTGATCCGCGTCGACGACGCCGACCGCGTGGCGCTGGCGTTGCGCGGCGAGCTCGAGTACAGCCGCTACCGCGTGGCGAGCTGGCAGGACCTCAACGGCGAGATCTTTCGCTGGATCCGCACGATGCGCTCCGTGCTCTTCGTGGCGCTGAGCCTGATCATCCTCGTGGCGGGCTTCAACATCGCCGGGGCGATGACGATCATCGTCACCGAGCGGACGCGGGAGATCGGCCTGCTGCTGTCGCTGGGGGCGGAGCGGTCCTCGGTGCTGGGCGTCTTCCTCACCGAGGGCTGGATGATCGGCGCCGCGGGGGTGCTGGCGGGGGGACTGCTCGGGACGGGGCTCATCCTGTGGTTCCGCAGCCATCCGCTGCCGCTGCCGGGCGAGGTCTACTTCATCGATCACCTGCCGGCGCAGCTGAGCCCCGCGCTGGTGCTGAGCATCGCGGGGGCGGCGGTGGGCGTCGCGCTCTTCGCCCTGGTGCTGCCGGGACTGGAGGCGCTCCGGCGGCGGCCGCTGGAATCGCTGCAGGGAGAGGGGGGTATCCGTGCCTGA
- a CDS encoding YjbQ family protein — translation MTRLEVATRSRQEIVDVTRDVARAVAASGVVEGLCHLFVPHTTAGLAINENADPDVKRDLLMALDKLVPDDPDFRHAEGNSAAHLKSVLAGSGATLLISEGRIELGSWGGVYFCEFDGPRRRRLLVRVQGMNADGRQVLA, via the coding sequence GTGACGCGCCTCGAAGTGGCCACGCGCTCGCGGCAGGAGATCGTGGACGTGACGCGGGACGTCGCGCGCGCGGTGGCGGCCAGCGGCGTGGTGGAGGGCCTGTGCCACCTCTTCGTCCCGCACACGACGGCCGGCCTGGCGATCAACGAGAACGCCGATCCGGACGTGAAGCGCGACCTGCTGATGGCCCTGGACAAGCTCGTGCCCGACGACCCGGACTTCCGGCACGCCGAGGGCAACAGCGCCGCGCACCTGAAGAGCGTGCTCGCCGGCAGCGGCGCGACGCTGCTGATCAGCGAGGGTAGGATCGAGCTGGGCAGCTGGGGCGGCGTGTACTTCTGCGAATTCGACGGACCCCGCCGCCGCCGCCTGCTCGTCCGCGTGCAGGGAATGAATGCGGACGGCCGGCAGGTGCTCGCCTAG
- a CDS encoding ABC transporter ATP-binding protein yields MLRAEGLSRVFVTARRRLEVLADCSLTLNAGEALSILGASGSGKSTLLHILGTLDRPDAGSLRFDGRDLLAAKAREASAFRRKELGFIFQFHHLLPEFSALENVALPGLIARQRRAEAFARASALLARVGLAEREEHRPGELSGGEQQRVAVARALLSKPRLVLADEPTGNLDTATGREVADLLFELTADEGVGLLLVTHDAALATRAHRSLRLDRGRLGPA; encoded by the coding sequence CTGCTGCGCGCGGAGGGGCTGAGCCGCGTCTTCGTGACCGCGCGTCGCCGCCTCGAGGTGCTGGCGGACTGCAGCCTGACGCTGAACGCGGGCGAGGCCCTGTCGATCCTGGGGGCCAGCGGCAGCGGCAAGAGCACGCTGCTGCACATCCTCGGCACGCTCGACCGGCCGGACGCGGGATCGCTGCGCTTCGACGGACGCGACCTCCTGGCCGCGAAGGCGCGCGAGGCGAGCGCCTTCCGGCGCAAGGAGCTCGGCTTCATCTTCCAGTTCCACCACCTGCTGCCGGAGTTCTCGGCGCTGGAGAACGTCGCGCTGCCCGGGCTCATCGCGCGGCAGCGACGCGCCGAGGCCTTCGCCCGGGCGAGCGCCCTGCTCGCGCGGGTCGGTCTCGCCGAGCGGGAGGAGCATCGCCCGGGCGAGCTCTCGGGGGGCGAGCAGCAGCGCGTGGCCGTGGCGCGCGCGCTGCTGAGCAAGCCGCGCCTGGTGCTCGCGGACGAGCCCACCGGCAACCTCGACACCGCCACGGGGCGAGAGGTGGCCGATCTGCTCTTCGAACTCACCGCCGACGAGGGCGTGGGCCTGCTGCTCGTCACCCACGACGCCGCGCTCGCCACGCGCGCGCACCGCAGCCTGCGCCTCGACCGGGGCCGCCTGGGCCCGGCCTGA
- the lysS gene encoding lysine--tRNA ligase, whose amino-acid sequence MAEHEAPEASGAPGAVDRLRRDKDEKLTRLREQGVEPYPYRFERSATAADCVANADAWVAEERELKLCGRLMSQRVMGKTSFGHLEDRSGSLQLFLRLDELGEESYRRFTKLVEPGDHVGATGALFVTRTGELSLKVRDWTLLAKAMLPLPEKYHGLTDPELRARQRYLDLAANGDVRRNFETRSRMISFIRRFFEERGFLEVETPVLQPLYGGASARPFTTLHNALDTKLYLRIADELYLKRLIVGGMERVFEIGKIFRNEGMDRTHNPEFTMLEAYAAYWDYHDLMELFETLYAQLATELTGSTRITYGEHTIDMAPPWPRLDYYEALAKATGEDLRLAPAEAVAALATKHGIALEPGMNRGKLLDALFAKLVEPGLIQPTFVMDHPKEISPLAKDHRSKPGQVERFEPFIATFEAGNAFSELNDPAEQRRRFEAQMGLRAKGDDEAQVLDEDYIRALEVGMPPTAGLGIGIDRLAMLMTDAHHIREVLLFPMMRPEA is encoded by the coding sequence ATGGCCGAGCACGAGGCGCCCGAAGCGTCCGGAGCCCCTGGAGCAGTTGACCGTCTGCGCCGGGACAAGGACGAGAAGCTCACGCGCCTGCGCGAACAGGGCGTTGAGCCCTATCCCTACCGCTTCGAGCGCAGCGCCACGGCGGCCGACTGCGTGGCCAACGCCGACGCCTGGGTGGCCGAGGAGAGGGAACTGAAGCTCTGCGGCCGGCTCATGAGCCAGCGCGTCATGGGCAAGACCAGCTTCGGGCATCTCGAAGATCGCAGCGGCAGCCTGCAGCTCTTCCTGCGCCTGGACGAGCTGGGTGAGGAGAGCTACCGGCGCTTCACCAAGCTCGTCGAGCCCGGCGACCACGTGGGCGCCACGGGGGCGCTCTTCGTCACCCGCACCGGCGAGCTCAGCCTCAAGGTCAGGGACTGGACGCTCCTGGCCAAGGCCATGCTGCCGCTGCCCGAGAAGTACCACGGCCTGACGGATCCGGAGCTCCGCGCCCGGCAGCGGTATCTGGACCTGGCGGCCAATGGCGACGTGCGCCGCAACTTCGAGACGCGCTCGCGCATGATCAGCTTCATCCGGCGCTTCTTCGAGGAGCGCGGCTTCCTGGAGGTGGAGACGCCGGTGCTGCAGCCGCTCTACGGGGGGGCCAGCGCGCGTCCCTTCACCACGCTGCACAACGCGCTCGACACCAAGCTCTACCTCCGCATCGCCGACGAGCTCTACCTCAAGCGGCTCATCGTGGGCGGCATGGAGCGCGTCTTCGAGATCGGGAAGATCTTCCGCAACGAGGGCATGGACCGCACGCACAACCCCGAGTTCACCATGCTCGAGGCCTACGCGGCCTACTGGGACTACCACGATCTCATGGAGCTCTTCGAGACGCTCTACGCGCAGCTCGCGACGGAGCTCACCGGCTCGACGCGCATCACCTACGGCGAGCACACGATCGACATGGCTCCGCCCTGGCCGCGGCTCGACTACTACGAGGCCCTCGCGAAGGCCACGGGCGAGGACCTGCGGCTGGCGCCGGCGGAGGCGGTGGCCGCGCTGGCCACGAAGCACGGTATCGCGCTGGAGCCCGGCATGAACCGCGGCAAGCTGCTGGACGCGCTCTTCGCGAAGCTGGTGGAGCCCGGACTGATCCAGCCGACCTTCGTCATGGACCATCCCAAGGAGATCAGCCCGCTGGCCAAGGACCACCGTTCGAAGCCCGGCCAGGTGGAGCGCTTCGAGCCGTTCATCGCCACCTTCGAGGCGGGCAACGCCTTCAGCGAGCTCAACGACCCCGCCGAGCAGCGGCGCCGTTTCGAGGCGCAGATGGGCCTGCGCGCGAAGGGCGACGACGAGGCGCAGGTGCTGGACGAAGACTACATCCGCGCGCTGGAGGTGGGCATGCCGCCCACGGCGGGGCTGGGCATCGGCATCGACCGGCTGGCGATGCTCATGACCGACGCGCACCACATCCGCGAGGTGCTGCTCTTTCCGATGATGCGACCCGAGGCCTGA
- the prfB gene encoding peptide chain release factor 2, whose amino-acid sequence MAALEQTMAAPGFWDDQARAKRTMSQSKRLKAWLDPLNELASACADLTLLDELAESEDDASASAEIESELERLEERLDGYELLLMFKDEDDDKSAILTIHPGAGGTESADWAEMLWRMYQRYCERQGWQTELLDFQRSDEAGIKSVSVEVKGDFAYGRLKAERGVHRLVRISPFDAQSRRHTSFASVFVYPEVEEAGDIELDEADLKVDTFRASGAGGQHVNKTSSAVRITHIPTGIVVSCQDERSQHRNRENALKILMARLYQLRREEEEAARQKLEDSKTEIGWGNQIRSYVFHPYSMVKDHRTGVETGNVQAVMDGDLDRFVEAWLKKSSGMAVGDGS is encoded by the coding sequence ATGGCGGCCCTGGAGCAGACCATGGCCGCGCCGGGCTTCTGGGATGACCAGGCCCGCGCCAAGCGCACCATGTCCCAGTCCAAGCGGCTCAAGGCCTGGCTCGATCCCCTGAACGAGCTGGCCAGCGCCTGCGCGGACCTCACCCTGCTGGACGAGCTGGCCGAGAGCGAGGACGACGCCTCCGCCAGCGCGGAGATCGAATCGGAGCTGGAGCGCCTCGAGGAGCGCCTGGACGGCTACGAGCTCCTGCTCATGTTCAAGGACGAGGACGACGACAAGAGCGCCATCCTCACCATCCACCCCGGCGCCGGCGGCACCGAGAGCGCGGACTGGGCCGAGATGCTCTGGCGCATGTACCAGCGCTACTGCGAGCGCCAGGGTTGGCAGACCGAGCTGCTGGACTTCCAGCGCAGCGACGAGGCGGGCATCAAGAGCGTGAGCGTCGAGGTGAAGGGCGACTTCGCCTACGGACGCCTGAAGGCCGAGCGCGGCGTGCACCGGCTGGTGCGCATCAGTCCCTTCGACGCGCAGAGCCGTCGGCACACGTCCTTCGCGTCGGTCTTCGTCTATCCCGAGGTGGAGGAGGCGGGCGACATCGAGCTGGACGAAGCCGACCTCAAGGTGGACACCTTCCGCGCCAGCGGCGCGGGCGGCCAGCACGTGAACAAGACCAGCAGCGCGGTGCGCATCACCCACATCCCCACGGGCATCGTGGTGAGCTGCCAGGACGAGCGCAGCCAGCATCGCAATCGCGAGAACGCGCTGAAGATCCTCATGGCGCGGCTCTACCAGCTGCGCCGCGAGGAGGAGGAGGCCGCGCGGCAGAAGCTCGAGGACAGCAAGACCGAGATCGGCTGGGGCAACCAGATCCGCAGCTACGTCTTCCATCCCTACTCCATGGTCAAGGACCACCGGACGGGCGTGGAGACGGGCAACGTGCAGGCCGTCATGGACGGCGACCTGGACCGCTTCGTGGAGGCCTGGCTCAAGAAGAGCTCCGGCATGGCCGTGGGCGACGGGTCGTGA
- a CDS encoding UvrB/UvrC motif-containing protein, producing the protein MREICEACGQREAEFRFTEVDGAGKRSALLCADCGVARGLPRDAVKGERMDTRALWREIIEQLSEGRGDDALSCPDCGQTFADFERTRRLGCPRCYQTFMGDMTRLLQDWHGGQGHRGKMPRNFGRRIDLRRRIVGVKESIHLAVGEERFEDAARLRDEMKDLERELARLLETGEPS; encoded by the coding sequence ATGCGTGAGATCTGCGAAGCCTGCGGCCAGCGCGAAGCAGAATTCCGTTTCACGGAAGTGGACGGCGCGGGCAAGCGCTCAGCGCTGCTCTGCGCCGACTGCGGCGTGGCCCGCGGGCTGCCCAGGGACGCCGTCAAGGGCGAGCGGATGGACACGCGCGCCCTGTGGCGCGAGATCATCGAGCAGCTCTCCGAGGGCCGCGGCGACGACGCCCTCTCCTGCCCCGACTGCGGCCAGACCTTCGCCGACTTCGAGCGGACCCGGCGGCTGGGCTGTCCGCGCTGCTACCAGACCTTCATGGGCGACATGACCCGCCTGCTCCAGGACTGGCACGGCGGCCAGGGGCACCGCGGCAAGATGCCGCGCAACTTCGGGCGCCGGATCGACCTGCGGCGGCGAATCGTCGGGGTCAAGGAGAGCATCCACCTGGCCGTGGGCGAGGAGCGCTTCGAGGACGCCGCGCGCCTGCGCGACGAGATGAAGGACCTGGAGCGCGAGCTGGCCCGCCTGCTCGAGACGGGAGAGCCGTCGTGA
- the coaE gene encoding dephospho-CoA kinase (Dephospho-CoA kinase (CoaE) performs the final step in coenzyme A biosynthesis.), translating into MRRPDSRVWVVTGPMGSGKSTVCRLLEQCCAAVLDADALSHRLLARHDEVHAGLRALFGEAVFGADGRPDRRLIGERVFADPGLLGKLEALLHPHVLSELADKAADWRARGSGLLVMEVVLWFQLSQRPFAVDGVLLTWAPPERLVERVAARSGLAAHDVARRLAAQGDWERWTAQADRVLNTDCDLAELERRVRVLLPALLAAPAP; encoded by the coding sequence TTGAGGCGTCCCGACTCGCGCGTGTGGGTGGTCACCGGCCCCATGGGCAGCGGCAAGAGCACGGTCTGCCGCCTGCTCGAGCAGTGCTGCGCGGCGGTGCTCGACGCGGACGCCCTGTCGCACCGGCTGCTGGCGCGGCACGACGAGGTGCACGCCGGCCTGCGCGCGCTCTTCGGCGAGGCGGTCTTCGGCGCCGATGGGCGTCCGGACCGGCGGCTCATCGGCGAGCGCGTCTTCGCCGACCCCGGGCTCCTGGGCAAGCTCGAGGCGCTGCTGCATCCCCACGTGCTCAGCGAGCTGGCCGACAAGGCCGCGGACTGGCGCGCGCGCGGCAGCGGGCTCCTGGTGATGGAGGTGGTGCTCTGGTTCCAGCTCAGCCAGCGCCCCTTCGCCGTGGACGGCGTGCTGCTCACCTGGGCGCCGCCGGAGCGGCTGGTGGAGCGCGTGGCCGCGCGGAGCGGTCTGGCCGCGCACGACGTGGCGCGCCGCCTGGCCGCCCAGGGGGACTGGGAGCGCTGGACGGCCCAGGCCGACCGCGTGCTCAACACCGACTGCGATCTCGCCGAGCTCGAGCGGCGCGTCCGCGTGCTGCTGCCGGCGCTGCTCGCCGCTCCCGCGCCGTAG
- the nadD gene encoding nicotinate (nicotinamide) nucleotide adenylyltransferase — translation MAGARRRRVGLLGGSFDPPHAGHLWMARRAHALWSLDEVWLVPAHHPPHKDADRQTPFAQRAALARVLVESSGEDWLRVDAIEAERPGPSYSLDTVRALKARHGATQRFALILGADSLADLDGWHEPAQLCAEVELLVLAREGSPTPARWPHRLAAGETHPAQSRVIRGCLAAGRETPWLPAAVAAAARRAGLYRKEAP, via the coding sequence ATGGCCGGGGCGCGGCGCCGTCGCGTGGGGCTCCTGGGGGGCAGCTTCGACCCTCCCCACGCCGGCCATCTCTGGATGGCCCGTCGCGCCCATGCGCTCTGGAGCCTCGACGAGGTCTGGCTCGTTCCCGCGCATCATCCGCCGCACAAGGACGCCGACCGGCAGACGCCCTTCGCCCAGCGCGCCGCCCTTGCGCGGGTTCTCGTGGAGAGCAGCGGCGAGGACTGGCTCCGCGTCGACGCGATCGAGGCCGAGCGCCCGGGGCCGAGCTACAGCCTCGACACCGTGCGGGCGCTGAAGGCGCGGCACGGGGCGACGCAGCGCTTCGCGCTCATCCTGGGCGCGGATTCGCTCGCGGACCTCGACGGCTGGCACGAGCCGGCGCAGCTCTGCGCCGAGGTGGAGCTGCTGGTCCTGGCGCGGGAGGGGAGTCCCACGCCCGCGCGCTGGCCGCACCGGCTCGCGGCGGGGGAGACGCACCCGGCGCAGAGCCGGGTCATCCGCGGCTGTCTCGCCGCGGGACGCGAAACGCCCTGGCTGCCGGCCGCCGTGGCCGCGGCCGCCCGGCGCGCCGGACTCTACCGCAAGGAGGCCCCGTGA
- the bamD gene encoding outer membrane protein assembly factor BamD, whose translation MKRSARDPKALRRQGLVLLALLLVGAALAGCSSSRGLSRKGRADNAFARGDYASAIQDYQVFLEEAGLGVEAMDAHFMLARSYFENGDYPTAAVEFEIFQRDYPRSDSLLAAAWYQTLCWVEQSPAYDRDATPTLKAIQMLQDFLLDHPDAPQAPDAKVKLAALQDKLAHKALSVAELYRRMERPQAAAIYYEKLLREYPDSPRADAAVLGLIAVRVEMGERGEARRLAERVAADRPDSELARRARALLDR comes from the coding sequence TCGCTCTGCTGCTGGTGGGGGCGGCGTTGGCCGGCTGTTCGTCCAGCCGCGGTCTGAGCCGGAAGGGCAGGGCGGACAACGCCTTCGCCCGGGGGGACTACGCGAGCGCGATCCAGGACTACCAGGTCTTCCTCGAGGAGGCCGGCCTCGGCGTCGAGGCCATGGACGCCCACTTCATGCTGGCCCGAAGCTACTTCGAGAACGGCGACTACCCGACGGCGGCCGTGGAGTTCGAGATCTTCCAGCGCGACTATCCGCGCAGCGACTCGCTGCTCGCCGCCGCGTGGTACCAGACGCTCTGCTGGGTCGAGCAGTCGCCCGCCTACGATCGCGACGCCACGCCCACGCTGAAGGCGATCCAGATGCTGCAGGACTTCCTCCTCGACCACCCCGACGCGCCCCAGGCGCCCGACGCGAAGGTCAAGCTGGCCGCGCTGCAGGACAAGCTGGCGCACAAGGCGCTGTCCGTCGCGGAGCTGTACCGGCGCATGGAACGGCCCCAGGCGGCGGCGATCTACTACGAGAAGCTGCTGCGCGAGTACCCCGATAGCCCGCGGGCCGACGCGGCCGTCCTCGGTCTGATCGCGGTGCGCGTGGAGATGGGCGAGCGCGGCGAGGCGCGTCGGCTGGCCGAGCGCGTGGCGGCGGATCGCCCCGACAGCGAGCTGGCCCGGCGGGCCCGGGCCCTGCTCGACCGCTGA
- the polA gene encoding DNA polymerase I: MKLLLLDGHALAFRSYYAMIRSPLTNSAGENTSAEFGFLRTLLALRRDEAPDAILVAFDPPGGSFRHREFPDYKAQRAETPLELKASVSRLQEFLPLAGIAQEIRPGYEADDVLASAARRAAAEGWDVRIVSGDKDLCQLVDDRIHLLRPASGKKPQKELGPAEVEEEYGVPPAKIRDYLSLVGDSADNVPGVAGLGPKGSSKLLAEFESLDDLYARLDDLDSATVRKKLEDGRENAFRARGLIALVENLDLDGPEPAWRPAAPRRESVQAWLLERGFHTLVPDFLGESEPEEAARYSLVQDEASLRALVERLESAPRFAVDTETTGLDPLSDALVGISLALEPGEAFYLPVAGRCAGEGLPLETLRSLLGPALADPGIEKVAQNLKFDAQMLEQHGLPIQGACFDTMLASYCVDPGRRSHGLDALALELLGHVMVPFEDLFEAGDKTRDIQTVPLDSLGHYAAEDADYTLRLAATLRPALGETGTERVFRELEMPLIPVLSAMEKTGIALDTAHLARLSGEMETARAELEGRIHAAAGREFAIGSPKQLATVLFEELGLPKGRRTKTGYSTDEQVLGELAAEHPIAGWVLEWRELSKLKSTYVDVLPQMVLPATGRVHTRFNQAVAATGRLSSSDPNLQNIPIRTALGREIRRAFVPAQGMQLASFDYSQVELRILAALSGDAALGEAFAGDRDIHRWTAARLAGKAEDDVTREERDRSKVVNYGVLYGMGAHGLAQRLRISRGEAQGFIDEYFAAFPEVRRWIDETLFRARAEGAVTTLFGRRRALPELNSGNGRIRGFAERMAVNTPIQGSAADLIKLAMIRIHDWLPGSGLDARMLLQVHDELLFEVAPGDLEALSGEVVARMEGVGQGIGAVNVTLKVDWGVGASWLEAH; this comes from the coding sequence GTGAAGCTGCTGCTCCTCGACGGCCACGCGCTGGCCTTCCGCAGCTACTACGCCATGATCCGCAGTCCGCTCACGAACAGCGCGGGCGAGAACACCAGCGCGGAGTTCGGCTTCCTGCGCACGCTGCTGGCCCTGCGCCGCGACGAGGCGCCGGATGCGATCCTGGTGGCCTTCGATCCGCCCGGGGGCAGCTTTCGCCACCGCGAGTTTCCCGACTACAAGGCCCAGCGCGCCGAGACGCCGCTGGAGCTGAAGGCCAGCGTGTCGCGGCTCCAGGAGTTCCTGCCGCTGGCGGGCATCGCGCAGGAGATTCGCCCGGGCTACGAGGCCGACGACGTGCTGGCGAGCGCCGCGCGCCGCGCGGCGGCCGAGGGCTGGGACGTGCGGATCGTGTCGGGCGACAAGGACCTCTGCCAGCTGGTGGACGACCGCATCCACCTGCTGCGGCCCGCGAGCGGCAAGAAGCCGCAGAAGGAGCTGGGGCCGGCCGAGGTGGAGGAGGAGTACGGCGTGCCCCCGGCCAAGATCCGCGACTACCTGAGCCTGGTGGGCGACAGCGCGGACAACGTCCCCGGCGTGGCGGGGCTGGGACCCAAGGGCAGCAGCAAGCTGCTGGCGGAGTTCGAGTCCCTGGACGACCTCTACGCCCGCCTGGACGACCTCGACTCGGCCACCGTGCGCAAGAAGCTCGAGGACGGCCGCGAGAACGCCTTCCGGGCGCGCGGGCTCATCGCGCTGGTGGAGAACCTGGACCTGGACGGGCCGGAGCCAGCCTGGCGTCCGGCGGCGCCCCGGCGCGAGTCCGTGCAGGCCTGGCTGCTCGAGCGCGGCTTCCACACCCTCGTGCCGGACTTCCTCGGCGAGAGCGAGCCCGAGGAGGCGGCCCGCTACTCGCTCGTGCAGGACGAGGCGTCCCTGCGCGCGCTCGTGGAGCGCCTCGAGTCCGCGCCGCGCTTCGCCGTGGACACCGAGACCACGGGGCTCGATCCCCTGAGCGACGCACTCGTGGGCATCAGCCTGGCCCTGGAGCCCGGGGAGGCCTTCTACCTGCCGGTGGCGGGACGCTGCGCCGGCGAGGGGCTGCCGCTGGAGACGCTCCGGTCGCTGCTCGGTCCCGCCCTCGCCGATCCGGGGATCGAGAAGGTCGCGCAAAACCTGAAGTTCGACGCCCAAATGCTTGAACAGCATGGCCTACCCATCCAGGGTGCCTGCTTCGACACCATGCTGGCCAGCTACTGCGTCGACCCCGGCCGGCGCAGCCACGGCCTCGACGCCCTCGCCCTCGAGCTGCTCGGCCACGTGATGGTGCCCTTCGAGGATCTCTTCGAGGCGGGCGACAAGACGCGGGACATCCAGACCGTGCCGCTGGACAGCCTCGGCCACTACGCCGCCGAAGACGCCGACTACACCCTGCGCCTGGCCGCGACCCTGCGTCCGGCGCTGGGGGAGACGGGCACCGAGCGCGTCTTCCGCGAGCTGGAGATGCCGCTGATTCCCGTGCTCTCCGCCATGGAGAAGACGGGCATCGCGCTGGACACGGCGCACCTGGCCAGGCTCTCGGGCGAGATGGAAACCGCCCGCGCCGAGCTGGAGGGACGCATCCACGCGGCCGCGGGGCGGGAGTTCGCCATCGGCAGCCCGAAGCAGCTCGCGACGGTGCTCTTCGAGGAGCTGGGCCTGCCCAAGGGACGCCGCACCAAGACCGGCTACTCCACCGACGAGCAGGTGCTGGGCGAACTGGCGGCGGAGCACCCCATCGCCGGCTGGGTGCTGGAGTGGCGCGAGCTGTCGAAGCTGAAGAGCACCTACGTCGACGTCCTGCCGCAGATGGTGCTGCCGGCCACCGGGCGCGTGCACACGCGCTTCAACCAGGCGGTGGCGGCCACGGGGCGGCTCTCGAGCAGCGATCCGAACCTGCAGAACATCCCGATCCGGACCGCGCTGGGACGCGAGATCCGCCGCGCCTTCGTGCCGGCGCAGGGGATGCAGCTCGCATCCTTCGACTACAGCCAGGTGGAGCTGCGCATCCTCGCGGCGCTGAGCGGCGACGCGGCGCTGGGCGAGGCCTTCGCGGGCGACCGGGACATCCACCGCTGGACGGCGGCGCGCCTGGCAGGCAAGGCCGAGGACGACGTGACGCGCGAGGAGCGCGACCGCTCCAAGGTGGTGAACTACGGCGTGCTCTACGGCATGGGCGCCCACGGACTCGCCCAGCGGCTGCGGATCTCGCGCGGCGAGGCGCAGGGCTTCATCGACGAGTACTTCGCCGCCTTCCCCGAGGTGCGCCGCTGGATCGACGAGACGCTCTTCCGCGCGCGGGCGGAGGGGGCCGTCACCACGCTCTTCGGGCGCCGGCGGGCGCTGCCCGAGCTGAACAGCGGCAACGGCCGCATCCGCGGCTTCGCCGAGCGCATGGCCGTGAACACGCCGATCCAGGGCAGCGCGGCCGATCTGATCAAGCTGGCCATGATCCGCATCCACGACTGGCTGCCCGGGAGCGGACTCGATGCGCGCATGCTGCTGCAGGTGCACGACGAGCTGCTCTTCGAGGTCGCGCCCGGAGACCTGGAGGCGCTGTCCGGGGAGGTCGTCGCGCGCATGGAGGGCGTGGGGCAGGGCATCGGCGCGGTGAACGTCACGCTCAAGGTGGACTGGGGCGTGGGCGCGAGCTGGCTGGAGGCGCATTGA